attggctGCTCTCAACATGGGGCTAATGTGATCGGACCCCACAGCTGGATATTGAAAGCATGTTGAGCACATTTTCTAACTGCTCACTTGGTTAGACAAACGCCAATGGCCTGGCCCCATGCTCACCAAACGAAGACTGCCAGGGGAAATAGGTAGCCTACTACCTTCTACTGACATTTACACAATGAGTACAGGAAACCCTACCATTGACATATGTAATAAATGTGCAACAATGTTAGgtactaatatatatattagttattATACTGAATTGATCATGTCATGCACTGCTCCACAGCAACATCTGGTGGGGTGTGGAGTTGCCACTAGTCATGAATGAAATTTTGTTAATTCCACATCACCAGCTGTATTTATTACTAGTAGTGTCCTGCAATTTCTATTTAAATCTGTCGATTTCTATTTTTGTACACCAGTTGAACACAGCAGCTAGCCTTTCCATTCTGTAAACGTTTCATAGTATAACACTGGtatttctgatatttttaaaCCCACTCTCAACAAGCTCCACCAACGACCAAAGTATGTGTtttgtttgaaaacaaaaattttaattacattacataaaacataaaatgtccaataacttttgcacaggccacatttgatctttatttatgttaaaatcagcaagtACACAGCAATTGTCCATTAAATTGTAAAgaagtgtattctctgtagaaaatgcttactttttatcatttagaaaatcaaagtTGTTTTGAACCAGGGGTGCTCTGTCTGAGTGAAACAAATTccaaatatgtgtgtatatatttattttttgcttggTTTATGACAATtagaataatttatttaatgaagaagtgtttaaattaatttatatgATGTCCCTCTGAAACTGTCTCCTAATATTTTCTGCTCCCAACAGTGAGTACCACTTCTTCTCAGCCTGCACAGAGGACAACGCAGTGAAGATTGGCTGCTTTTGGCCTAACCCTGTGGTAGAGCACTATATTATCCGCATCCACAAACAATTCTTTTCCAACTGCACCTTGAAATCTGCGGTCTGGGGTGATCCATCTGAAGATACTCTCATAATCCTTATCCTTGTTCCAGTCTTCCTCACACTAACCATGGTCGCATTGGTAGTATGGTGCAGTAAGCGAAGTGATATACTGGCTTAGCACTGAAGACCAAGGTCCAGAAGGAAAGGCCATGAGCAAATAACACATTTTGGCACAGGAGTGTTATCATTCCTTTTAATCAGGACATTAATAAATGCAATTGAGAACTTAACACATTGgtaaaaatatttacttttgtgACATTTCCCTTGAGGATACCATCTATCATTACTGTGTGACGATGACACTGTTTGAGCTCTCATTTTAGTTCTTTGTGAGACTTTGCCTTTGGGAGCTATGAACAGAAGTCAGGGATATTGTTACCAAGGATATTGACTACACATGGACATTTCAACTGTATGTAAAGCTTTTTCTCCCTTTCCACCATCAGTGTATTTTTAGAGATTCCTACATTAAGCTTGACTTCCTGAGTCCTGGTTTGATTTCCTGTGGATGCTGTCATTTACTGTGCCACTGTAGGTGCTTCAATGAGGGACTCCAGTTTTCTCCACTGTGGTTTGAGAtgtgaatttaaataattgttatTTGATTTAACAGCTGATGCTATCTCTCATTTGTAGATAAAGTTTACATTTTAGGAGCTGATATTTGGGTCTAAAGAATTAATATAATTATGCACTGTACTGAAATATAAAGTTAATAGCCTAGAATTAGGACATTTGTCAAAAGTACACCTCTAGAGTATTGCAAGTTCATGTAAAGTCCAGtttcataatattttaaatatgtcaGGTGAACTGTCATGTATATAATGTGTTATATTGTTCTTACCAGATTTAGAACCTGGTGTCTGAGCAGAATTGTTATATTAAATGTGAGGAAACTGACAAAAACTGAATGAATCCACCAGATAATTGGTCAGTGACAAAGAACAAGACCAATAAtaaacaacagcaataacacaGTCACAGATTGCAGAAAGACATGAAATGTAATACAGTAAAGTAATAGCTGAAATCTAGCTATAAATCTACTACATGTGTTGGGAAAGACATTGTTAACAATATATTTCATTGGATTGTGAGCACAATAATCACTTTaggacaaacaaataaaatatgacagGAGGCATTATTTATATGATGAGGAAAGGCTTTGCATTGTGACTGGCTTAAAGATACAAACTGAAGACAATGACATATTCTGAAATGTCATACCCTCAATGACTGTCATATGAAGCAGTGGTCCTTCAAGCTAGGCTCCAGGAAGGATATAAAACTTGTTCCCAGAGAAGGCAAAGAATTAGAGGAAATGGGCTGGCTATGATTTTTACCAAAGAAGGCACAGGAACTGTAGAGAGTGCAGTTTTTCTCAAATGTGCATTGTTGTGGCTGATGATGGAATGTCATTGCCATTATTATAAGGCATTTGTCATGAGAtagtcttttctgtttttaatatgtattaaGGATACAACCTGAATATACTTTAATATTCTCTGTGTGTTTTACTGTTATTGCTTTGCCtttgtgtttatgtgtctgAAAATCTTGgagtgtgtatataatatattttgtcttttgtctttaaCACAATTACAgtagatttattttatttttttttgttttccatttttctctATATGATTCTTACTAGCATGatacttttctttttcctaCTCTAACATGCAGGCAATCCAAACAGGACGTCAACCCCCCCTGGCCTTCCTCCCCTCtccttttcatttcaaaactgATATATGGCACATACACATATTCACTCAGACAGGCCATTACCTAAGGCCTTACAAGACCTGTGCTGTAATCAAATTCATGAGGGATTTTTTGTACTTGACATCAGTGTTCACTCAGAAAGGGTtgaaataaatcatattttatgaTCAGTAAAGCTGCATGGTGAACAGAATACTTTCAGTCAGGGTCTGGTTtccaaaaaaaacagtacatccTAAGGTCAGCTTAACTGTTAGAGTGTTCAGTATTATATTACTAtcttaaaataattactttgCTTAAAAATGCCTTACAGTTGGCAAATGTGACATGACAAAAGAACAGAGATATTAAATGGAAGTTTTTTAAATCACTCTTTTCTGAGTGCAGAGAGCCTCAAGCATTGACTTCCTGTTTATTCATTGAATCCCATGCAGCAGAGTGCAAGTTTAACCTAAAACAAAGACACAACTTAAACAGTCTCATGCCTGACtatgatgaatgaaaaacttTCTGATGAATGCAAATGCTGCATATAATAACGTGCTCATCTGTGCTGACCTGAAGAATTGTAGTTTTCAGAAGTACTACAAAATTCATTGCAAAATGGAAACCTTAAAATTATCACCTTAATGGAGAGAATGAACAGATCTTCCTATGAAAAGCACATtccaataaaaaacaatattcaAAGTGATCACTTTTATGTATTACTCAGTGATAAAATGTCTGCATCATGTTTTGTGCAGTACAAAAGTGATTTAATTTTAACCTAGTTGCAATTCTATGATTATCTGCCTGCTGTTTCAGCTGTGATATGATGTAGTGATGTGATAATTAATGTAGTATTGCCTTCATTAGCATAAGTTTGTATTAGTATAAGAGCATTAATTACCATAATTAATAGCgtaaaaccatttcacattgtgtaaacattttatctactttttgcagacataaaacatgaaatgtctactgattttaaaacattaaacccAGTTATAAATTTGACTTAAAGCTTCATCTGAAAGCTTACAGTGACTCTCTGACTCTATTGTGtccatcacaaaaaaaaaaacaaccataaaaGGTCTGCTGCCTTTGGTGTACAAGTTTGGCTAGCCACAGACAGTTGGAACAGACTcacaaataaatgctttaaCAGGGAACAGACATGGTTCACTtgatgaaaataaacagcacaataCGATGTAATGATgtgatataaaaaataaatagtccTAAATAACTATGAGGAGTAAAACCTGATGATTGATTATGTGAAAATGCCAGCTTAACAATTGGATGGTTCCTAGTCACAAAGTTGTGTTGACCACTCTTAACTGTTGACCACGTTATAACTGAAGgattttaaaatttcattttcattcttttccattttttttgtaaacaggTTGGGAGACAGGTCACAGGTCATTGACTCTACATTGTCAGTTATAAAAGAAGACTAGATGcaatttactgtaaatgaacagaaaatatgTCTGATCTTTTAGAATTCTTGCACTGCTATTTGTAGTCACAGCACAGGAAAATAATTTGTGAATAATTTATCAATACAAATTAGTCACTTAGTATACAGGCTCTGACAGTCCTGACCAAATGTTCCACACGAAGAAGTTATGTCAGAGCAATGCTTTAAGATATCCATTTATTCACTATTTTAAATGACTATACAGttattttcataatttcatCTCAAATATTAGACTAAACAGcctaaaaatgaatgtaataacAATGTCCACAAAGTAACTTAAAATATAAGTTTCCAAATTTCCTATATGTTAATATTCAGAATTGTAATCACTTTTTTCCTCCTCAAGTgtgttacacatacaaggaatatTTCTTGGTGAGATATATAGCAAACTAAACTGACCAAACCCACAGACTGGTATTTTAgggtataataaaataaaaatgcaataaatggAATAAAGCATAATAAAGAGCCATGTGAAAAGAGCAAAAAAGATTAATATCTGAACATATGCAGATATGAATATTTATATGCAGGTCTGAGTGGACAAAACtattatatacaaaatattaCAGAAGGATATATCACATTTGTATAGTTAATAAGCATTATGTTAAGAGGAGTTACTGTAATACAATGAGGAGGTTTTAGGGTTAGTTCAAATTTAAAGTACAAGG
This portion of the Pygocentrus nattereri isolate fPygNat1 chromosome 24, fPygNat1.pri, whole genome shotgun sequence genome encodes:
- the LOC108414855 gene encoding receptor activity-modifying protein 3-like isoform X3, encoding MDANHLKLLNFFAAGILVNTLMMSMLSATEEIKLFMHKPWILECNKTVLQLEMEKCGERFKTDMEEVDPQNWCNLTHFIGEYHFFSACTEDNAVKIGCFWPNPVVEHYIIRIHKQFFSNCTLKSAVWGDPSEDTLIILILVPVFLTLTMVALVVWCSKRSDILA